The Acanthochromis polyacanthus isolate Apoly-LR-REF ecotype Palm Island chromosome 5, KAUST_Apoly_ChrSc, whole genome shotgun sequence genome includes a window with the following:
- the LOC127533992 gene encoding transcription factor HES-1-like isoform X3 has translation MKPAHITFSLHRPLQLTHPTMASTITAAMTNSQEHLTLTHKLRKPLVEKLRRERINSSIEQLKSLLGPEFLKQQPDSKMEKADILEMTVCVLTHMQQQNQQQRTLLKNINKLQPSSENNLTEADFSPLSSTVQSSITKDKSPVNSALWRPW, from the exons ATGAAACCAGCACACATCACATTCTCTctacacagacctctacagctCACACATCCAACCATGGCATCTACAATCACTGCAGCAATGACCAATTCTCAGGAACATCTGACTCTGACCCACAAG ctcagaaaaCCTCTGGTGGAGAAGCTCCGCAGAGAGCGAATCAACAGCAGCATTGAGCAGCTCAAGTCTCTCCTGGGTCCAGAGTTCCTCAAACAGCAGCCAGACTCCAAGATGGAGAAAGCAGACATCCTGGAGATGACAGTTTGTGTCctgacacacatgcagcagcagaaccaaCAGCAGAGAACACTGCTCAAGAACATCAACAAGCTGCAGCCGTCCTCTGAAAACAACCTGACAGAGGCTGACTTCTCTCCTCTCAGCTCCACAGTCCAGAGCAGCATCACCAAAGACAAGAGTCCAGTCAACAGCGCCCTCTGGAGGCCGTGGTAG
- the LOC127533992 gene encoding transcription factor HES-2-like isoform X4: MKPAHITFSLHRPLQLTHPTMASAITAAMTNSQEHLTLTHKLRKPLVEKLRRERINSSIEQLKSLLGPEFLKQQPDSKMEKADILEMTVCVLTHMQQQNQQQRTLLKNINKLQPSSENNLTEADFSPLSSTVQSSITKDKSPVNSALWRPW; the protein is encoded by the exons ATGAAACCAGCACACATCACATTCTCTctacacagacctctacagctCACACATCCAACCATGGCATCTGCAATCACTGCAGCAATGACCAATTCTCAGGAACATCTGACTCTGACCCACAAG ctcagaaaaCCTCTGGTGGAGAAGCTCCGCAGAGAGCGAATCAACAGCAGCATTGAGCAGCTCAAGTCTCTCCTGGGTCCAGAGTTCCTCAAACAGCAGCCAGACTCCAAGATGGAGAAAGCAGACATCCTGGAGATGACAGTTTGTGTCctgacacacatgcagcagcagaaccaaCAGCAGAGAACACTGCTCAAGAACATCAACAAGCTGCAGCCGTCCTCTGAAAACAACCTGACAGAGGCTGACTTCTCTCCTCTCAGCTCCACAGTCCAGAGCAGCATCACCAAAGACAAGAGTCCAGTCAACAGCGCCCTCTGGAGGCCGTGGTAG
- the LOC127533993 gene encoding transcription factor HES-1-like — MKPAHITFSLHRPLQLTHPTMASTITAAMTNSQEHLTLTHKLRKPLVEKLRRERINSSIEQLKSLLGPEFLKQQPDSKMEKADILEMTVCVLTHMQQQNQQQRTLLKNINKLQPSSENNLTEADFSPLSSTVQSSITKDKSPVNSALWRPW, encoded by the exons ATGAAACCAGCACACATCACATTCTCTctacacagacctctacagctCACACATCCAACCATGGCATCTACAATCACTGCAGCAATGACCAATTCTCAGGAACATCTGACTCTGACCCACAAG ctcagaaaaCCTCTGGTGGAGAAGCTCCGCAGAGAGCGAATCAACAGCAGCATTGAGCAGCTCAAGTCTCTCCTGGGTCCAGAGTTCCTCAAACAGCAGCCAGACTCCAAGATGGAGAAAGCAGACATCCTGGAGATGACAGTTTGCGTCctgacacacatgcagcagcagaaccaaCAGCAGAGAACACTGCTCAAGAACATCAACAAGCTGCAGCCTTCCTCTGAAAACAACCTGACAGAGGCTGACTTCTCTCCTCTCAGCTCCACAGTCCAGAGCAGCATCACCAAAGACAAGAGTCCAGTCAACAGCGCCCTCTGGAGGCCGTGGTAG
- the LOC127533989 gene encoding transcription factor HES-5-like, producing the protein MKPAHITFSLQRPLQLTHPTMAPTITAAMTNSQEHLTLTHKLRKPLVEKLRRERINSSIEQLKSLLGPEFLKQQPDSKMEKADILEMTVCFLRRLQQQHQAVNTTAVDQGYSSCVREVMNFLSKEEVKTQSQRRLLNHFSKLQPSSENNLTEADFSPLSSTVQSSITKDKSPVNSALWRPW; encoded by the exons ATGAAACCAGCACACATCACATTCTCTCTACAGAGACCTCTACAGCTCACACATCCAACCATGGCACCTACAATCACTGCAGCAATGACCAATTCTCAGGAGCATCTGACTCTGACCCACAAG ctcagaaaaCCTCTGGTGGAGAAGCTCCGCAGAGAGCGAATCAACAGCAGCATTGAGCAGCTCAAGTCTCTCCTGGGTCCAGAGTTCCTCAAACAGCAGCCAGACTCCAAGATGGAGAAAGCAGACATCCTGGAGATGACAGTTTGCTTTCTGAGaagactgcagcagcagcatcaagcTGTGAACACAACAGCTGTGGATCAGGGCTACTCCAGCTGTGTCAGAGAGGTGATGAACTTCCTGTCCAAGGAGGAGGTGAAGACACAGTCCCAGAGAAGACTGTTGAACCACTTCAGCAAGCTGCAGCCGTCCTCTGAAAACAACCTGACAGAGGCTGACTTCTCTCCTCTCAGCTCCACAGTCCAGAGCAGCATCACCAAAGACAAGAGTCCAGTCAACAGCGCCCTCTGGAGGCCGTGGTAG
- the LOC127533990 gene encoding transcription factor HES-5-like → MKPAHITFSLHRPLQLTHPTMAPTITAAMTNSQEHLTLTHKLRKPLVEKLRRERINSSIEQLKSLLGPEFLKQQPDSKMEKADILEMTVCFLRRLQQKHQAVNTAVVDQGYSSCVREVMNFLSKEEVKTQSQRRLLNHFSKLQPSSENNLTEADFSPLSSTVQSSITKDKSPVNSALWRPW, encoded by the exons ATGAAACCAGCACACATCACATTCTCTctacacagacctctacagctCACACATCCAACCATGGCACCTACAATCACTGCAGCAATGACCAATTCTCAGGAGCATCTGACTCTGACCCACAAG ctcagaaaaCCTCTGGTGGAGAAGCTCCGCAGAGAGCGAATCAACAGCAGCATTGAGCAGCTCAAGTCTCTCCTGGGTCCAGAGTTCCTCAAACAGCAGCCAGACTCCAAGATGGAGAAAGCAGACATCCTGGAGATGACAGTTTGCTTCCTGAGAAGACTGCAGCAGAAGCATCAAGCTGTGAACACAGCAGTTGTGGATCAGGGCTACTCCAGCTGTGTCAGAGAGGTGATGAACTTCCTGTCCAAGGAGGAGGTGAAGACACAGTCCCAGAGAAGACTGTTGAACCACTTCAGCAAGCTGCAGCCGTCCTCTGAAAACAACCTGACAGAGGCTGACTTCTCTCCTCTCAGCTCCACAGTCCAGAGCAGCATCACCAAAGACAAGAGTCCAGTCAACAGCGCCCTCTGGAGGCCGTGGTAG